A region of Vigna radiata var. radiata cultivar VC1973A chromosome 6, Vradiata_ver6, whole genome shotgun sequence DNA encodes the following proteins:
- the LOC106765214 gene encoding urease accessory protein F — MEIDKGHNRPWFADPVLQWSQWQLLDSLLPTGGFAHSFGLEAAVQTHLVSDSNDLKTFIIHILENTGSLLLPFVYSACILPNLENWHKLDKILDATLTNEIGRKASISQGSALMRVASAVFSEVPSLKTFRDASLGLGNVSFHHAPVFGLVCGTLGFDSTSSQRAYMFITIRDVISAATRLNLIGPLGAALLQHQVASIAEVILEKWMNRAAEEACQTMPLLDTVQGCHGYLFSRLFSS, encoded by the coding sequence ATGGAAATAGATAAAGGACACAACAGACCCTGGTTTGCAGACCCAGTTTTACAGTGGAGTCAATGGCAGTTACTTGATTCTCTTCTACCTACTGGTGGATTTGCTCATTCGTTTGGCCTTGAAGCAGCAGTTCAGACCCACTTAGTGTCTGATTCCAATGATCTTAAGACATTTATCATCCATATATTGGAGAATACAGGAAGCTTACTGCTTCCTTTTGTGTACTCAGCTTGCATTTTGCCCAATTTGGAAAACTGGCATAAGCTTGACAAAATATTGGATGCTACCCTAACTAATGAAATTGGTCGGAAGGCATCAATATCGCAAGGATCTGCACTAATGAGGGTGGCTTCAGCTGTATTTTCTGAGGTTCCCTCCCTCAAAACCTTTAGAGATGCTTCTCTGGGTTTAGGTAATGTGTCGTTTCACCATGCTCCTGTCTTTGGACTTGTATGTGGAACACTAGGATTTGATAGTACTAGTTCTCAGAGAGCTTACATGTTCATCACAATTAGAGATGTGATTTCTGCCGCCACTCGGCTAAATTTGATAGGACCCCTTGGTGCAGCACTGTTGCAGCATCAGGTTGCTTCTATTGCGGAAGTTATATTAGAAAAATGGATGAATCGTGCCGCTGAGGAAGCATGCCAAACTATGCCTCTGCTAGATACTGTGCAAGGTTGCCATGGTTACTTGTTTTCAAGACTGTTTTCGTCTTAG
- the LOC106765215 gene encoding protein PHOTOSYSTEM I ASSEMBLY 2, chloroplastic isoform X2: MGFGTLSLSTVVRFEATSFNGLPPSRSSKPSPHLSFTKPCWVVRTESNVRRKRRKKPDPHCVVCEGSGRVDCHQCCGRGRTNQTHLEMLPKGEWPIWCRTCGGSGLDYCSRCLGTGEYSNQTVVASAGII; the protein is encoded by the exons ATGGGTTTTGGGACACTGAGTTTATCCACGGTTGTCCGATTTGAGGCCACGAGTTTCAATGGTTTGCCCCCATCTCGGTCATCTAAGCCGTCTCCTCATCTATCATTCACGAAACCATGTTGGGTTGTGAGAACGGAGTCGAATGTTCGGAGGAAAAGGAGGAAGAAGCCAGATCCGCATTGTGTGGTATGTGAGGGGAGTGGAAGGGTTGATTGCCACCAGTGTTGTGGAAGGGGAAGGACAAACCAGACTCATTTGGAAATGCTCCCGAAAGGTGAATGGCCAATATGGTGTAGAACTTGTGGTGGAAGCGGTCTTGATTACTGCTCCCGCTGCCTTGGGACTGGAGAGTATAG TAATCAGACAGTGGTGGCCAGCGCTGGAATCATATGA
- the LOC106765215 gene encoding uncharacterized protein LOC106765215 isoform X1, producing the protein MGFGTLSLSTVVRFEATSFNGLPPSRSSKPSPHLSFTKPCWVVRTESNVRRKRRKKPDPHCVVCEGSGRVDCHQCCGRGRTNQTHLEMLPKGEWPIWCRTCGGSGLDYCSRCLGTGEYRYIMGFQFMNQDDNQSQENKS; encoded by the coding sequence ATGGGTTTTGGGACACTGAGTTTATCCACGGTTGTCCGATTTGAGGCCACGAGTTTCAATGGTTTGCCCCCATCTCGGTCATCTAAGCCGTCTCCTCATCTATCATTCACGAAACCATGTTGGGTTGTGAGAACGGAGTCGAATGTTCGGAGGAAAAGGAGGAAGAAGCCAGATCCGCATTGTGTGGTATGTGAGGGGAGTGGAAGGGTTGATTGCCACCAGTGTTGTGGAAGGGGAAGGACAAACCAGACTCATTTGGAAATGCTCCCGAAAGGTGAATGGCCAATATGGTGTAGAACTTGTGGTGGAAGCGGTCTTGATTACTGCTCCCGCTGCCTTGGGACTGGAGAGTATAGGTATATCATGGGCTTCCAATTCATGAACCAGGATGATAATCAATCTCAAGAAAACAAGTCTTAG
- the LOC106765215 gene encoding uncharacterized protein LOC106765215 isoform X3, translating to MGFGTLSLSTVVRFEATSFNGLPPSRSSKPSPHLSFTKPCWVVRTESNVRRKRRKKPDPHCVVCEGSGRVDCHQCCGRGRTNQTHLEMLPKGEWPIWCRTCGGSGLDYCSRCLGTGEYRW from the coding sequence ATGGGTTTTGGGACACTGAGTTTATCCACGGTTGTCCGATTTGAGGCCACGAGTTTCAATGGTTTGCCCCCATCTCGGTCATCTAAGCCGTCTCCTCATCTATCATTCACGAAACCATGTTGGGTTGTGAGAACGGAGTCGAATGTTCGGAGGAAAAGGAGGAAGAAGCCAGATCCGCATTGTGTGGTATGTGAGGGGAGTGGAAGGGTTGATTGCCACCAGTGTTGTGGAAGGGGAAGGACAAACCAGACTCATTTGGAAATGCTCCCGAAAGGTGAATGGCCAATATGGTGTAGAACTTGTGGTGGAAGCGGTCTTGATTACTGCTCCCGCTGCCTTGGGACTGGAGAGTATAG